The following are from one region of the Etheostoma spectabile isolate EspeVRDwgs_2016 chromosome 15, UIUC_Espe_1.0, whole genome shotgun sequence genome:
- the slc17a7a gene encoding solute carrier family 17 member 7a — MDIRPDRFKAVAAKTLGKIHRLIEKQQPNGETIELSAEGRPELVEEKELPVVDCTCFGLPRRYIIAILSGLGFCISFGIRCNLGVAIVSMVNDHTVYKGNKEVLVAAQFTWDPETVGMIHGSFFWGYIVTQIPGGFICRKFAANRVFGFAIVATSTLNMLIPSAARCHYSCVILVRICQGLVEGVSYPACHGIWAKWAPPLERSRLATTAFCGSYAGAVVAMPLAGILVQYTGWSSVFYVYGSFGIFWYLFWILVSYESPAAHPTITPEERKYIEEAIGESATFLNPLHKFKTPWKHFFTSMPVYAIIVANFCRSWTFYLLLISQPAYFEEVFGFEISKVGMVSALPHLVMTIVVPIGGQLADYLRTHNLMTTTNVRKLMNCGGFGMEATLLLVVGYSHTKGVAISFLVLAVGFSGFAISGFNVNHLDIAPRYASILMGISNGVGTLSGMVCPLIVGAMTKHKTREEWQGVFLIASLVHYGGVIFYGIFASGEKQPWADIEDTSEEKCGIIDEDELANETEELYRGGGQYGAMNQPVVGSNGGGTGGGGSGSGWVSDWDKSEEYVQPPGHNSYKYGGKEEKELT; from the exons GCCGGTGGTGGACTGTACCTGCTTTGGCTTGCCGAGGAGGTACATCATCGCCATCCTGTCTGGCCTGGGTTTCTGCATTTCTTTTGGCATCCGGTGCAACCTGGGTGTGGCCATTGTAAGCATGGTGAATGACCACACTGTCTACAAAGGCAACAAGGAAGTACTTGTG GCTGCACAGTTCACCTGGGACCCTGAGACAGTTGGTATGATTCATGGCTCCTTCTTCTGGGGCTATATCGTCACACAGATCCCGGGTGGCTTTATATGTCGAAAATTTGCAGCCAACAG aGTGTTTGGCTTTGCTATAGTGGCCACATCCACCCTCAACATGCTGATTCCATCCGCTGCTCGCTGCCATTACAGCTGCGTCATACTGGTCAGGATATGCCAGGGCCTTGTTGAG GGTGTATCATACCCAGCATGCCACGGGATCTGGGCCAAGTGGGCGCCTCCTCTTGAGAGAAGTCGATTAGCCACAACAGCCTTTTGTG GATCCTATGCAGGGGCAGTGGTGGCCATGCCTTTAGCTGGAATACTGGTGCAATACACTGGATGGTCTTCAGTATTCTATGTTTATG GCAGCTTTGGGATATTCTGGTATTTGTTCTGGATTCTGGTTTCGTATGAGAGTCCAGCCGCTCATCCCACTATTACACCAGAGGAGAGGAAGTACATTGAAGAGGCAATCGGAGAGTCTGCAACATTTCTTAATCCTCTGCAT AAATTTAAAACACCTTGGAAACACTTCTTCACCTCCATGCCAGTCTACGCCATCATTGTGGCCAACTTCTGCAGGAGCTGGACCTTCTACCTGCTGCTCATCAGCCAGCCGGCCTACTTTGAAGAAGTATTTGGCTTTGAGATCAGCAAG GTGGGCATGGTGTCAGCTTTGCCCCATCTGGTGATGACAATAGTCGTGCCTATTGGAGGCCAGTTGGCAGACTACCTGAGAACACACAATCTGATGACAACCACCAACGTCAGGAAGCTCATGAACTGTGGAG GTTTTGGGATGGAGGCCACCCTCCTGCTGGTGGTGGGATACTCTCACACAAAAGGTGTTGCCATTTCCTTCCTGGTCCTCGCTGTGGGTTTCAGTGGATTTGCTATCTCAG GGTTTAATGTCAATCACTTGGATATTGCCCCTCGATATGCCAGCATACTGATGGGCATCTCAAACGGGGTAGGAACATTATCTGGAATGGTGTGTCCCCTCATAGTGGGAGCCATGACCAAACACAAG ACACGTGAAGAGTGGCAGGGTGTCTTCCTAATAGCTTCACTCGTACATTACGGCGGAGTGATTTTCTATG GAATCTTTGCATCAGGAGAAAAGCAGCCTTGGGCAGATATAGAGGACACAAGTGAGGAGAAGTGTGGTATTATCGATGAGGATGAACTGGCCAATGAAACAGAGGAGCTCTACCGCGGAGGCGGGCAGTACGGGGCCATGAACCAACCAGTTGTTGGTTCTAATGGAGGAGGGACTGGCGGAGGAGGATCCGGGTCTGGATGGGTGTCGGACTGGGATAAGTCTGAGGAGTATGTCCAGCCGCCTGGACACAACTCGTACAAATACGGgggaaaagaagagaaggagcTGACATAG
- the zgc:55558 gene encoding GTPase HRas, protein MTEYKLVVVGAGGVGKSALTIQLIQNHFVDEYDPTIEDSYRKQVVIDGETCLLDILDTAGQEEYSAMRDQYMRTGEGFLCVFAINNIKSFEDVHLYREQINRVKDSDSVPMVLVGNKSDLGTRAVESRQAQELARSYGVPFVETSAKTRQGVEEAFYSLVREIRRYKETNRSNKKSKKNTQRRCAIL, encoded by the exons ATGACCGAGTACAAACTTGTGGTGGTTGGGGCAGGAGGTGTGGGGAAGAGCGCTCTCACcatccagctcatccagaacCACTTCGTAGATGAATATGATCCAACCATCGAG GACTCGTACAGAAAACAGGTGGTGATTGATGGAGAGACTTGTCTGTTGGACATCCTGGACACTGCAGGTCAGGAGGAGTACAGCGCCATGAGGGACCAGTATATGAGGACAGGAGAAGgtttcctctgtgtgtttgcaATCAACAACATCAAGTCCTTTGAGGACGTTCACCTCTACAG AGAGCAGATCAACAGGGTGAAGGACAGCGACAGTGTTCCCATGGTGCTGGTGGGGAATAAGAGCGACCTGGGTACCCGCGCGGTGGAGTCGCGGCAGGCGCAGGAGCTGGCACGAAGCTACGGAGTACCATTTGTCGAGACTTCTGCCAAAACCAGACAG GGTGTGGAGGAAGCTTTCTATTCACTGGTGCGGGAGATTAGAAGATATAAGGAGACCAACCGCAGCAACAAGAAGAGCAAGAAGAACACTCAGAGACGTTGCGCAATACTATAG